The genomic region ttttttgttatgaattTAGAGGGtaaattcttttgttatgGAATATTGATTCGGAATTCATGCAGTGGAATATTAGCGTTTgattactaatattttctcCTTTTGCTAATTGCTggattttctcttttctggAGTGATTTGgaggttaaatatttttgttgtagaAGATTGTTGTCTTTCAAGTGTAACATCCGCCCCTCTTGTAAATGGAGTATGTTGACACTGAACATGAAAGTGGATTGACAATATATTTGCGTGTCCAATTTGTAAAAAGAGTTTATGGCTGAGACTGCTGCTTTATAAGTCCCTTACTTCTACAAGGTTTTTGTTCCAGAATATGTTCCCTAGTACTGAATGTAATGATAATTGAGTACTTACCCAACTGCAAGTATGTAGTTGCTGTAGAGGTTGAagaatgttttgttttctgcTAAATACAGGGGATCAATAAAAGCTAGGACCGGGAGTgttactttttatttgttatatatatatatatatatattttgtctatGTCTTTCTTTATACTGGACACTTCAATATGctgtattatattttagagATTATCTGGTCCCTTTTTGATTGCattagtttcattttttccaatttcactAGAAATTTACACATTTATAGGAGTTGTGCTAAATGAATGCTTTTTTACTCCATCTGTGATGCATGTTGTTTAAGATACTTCTAAagttttacttctttttgcAATTGAATATTATGTTCCGAAATGTCCTGAGCACACTTTTCTGGACAGCATAAATGGTACTCCTCAAATTAAACATTCAGTGAGATGCATAAATTAAGCGTTGTGATTTAAGCAATTTGGACCCTATGTTTCTATTTGTTTGGCCCAATTTGGCATGCTTGTTCTGTCTAAACTAGTGGAGCACATTCGGCTACAATGTTGTGATtctggggggtgtgtgtgtgagcgTATGTCAAATggatgatatttaattttattattgttttatgaaGGAAGCGTGGGTGCCTGATAAAGCATTCTTCACATTTGATTGCAAATAGTAGCGTTTCAATGATATAAAGGATTGcactaaatttttgaaaagattttcATTCAGATCACTTCCTTTGTTGTTTTAGAGTTTCTCCCACAGATATTCATGATGCAGTTTTTGAAGGAAGCCTGAAGGACTAACAATATGAGAGTGGGGTTTACCAGATAACTAAAGAAACAGATCCTTTGAAGCCTATAAGTTAACTGAAGGAAAGTAAAGAGACCGTGACCTAATTCAAAATCTTATAAGGTCTTCTGGGTTAAAAAGAACATGATTGAAATGCATTCTTTAACTTCAACAGTTGCTTAGGCATGCTATTTTTAAGATCTATTTATAAGCATGCCTAGAGTATGCCGTACCCAAGAAGTTCACAACCCATTACCATATATGATCTGACGGATAAGGTTGTGAGCCCTTTTCGTTCTTTTGCATTTTGTAAAAGAGTATCTTTCACCCATAGTTATATACACACCATGGGCATGATGCAAAAGGTGAGAGCCCAGCTCTGGCTTTCACCTGGCGCAGCCATGGTGCGCACCAGGGAGCTTTTTCTGGTGCGCCAGGCGTGCCTGAAGCAAGCTTTGAAAGGCTGCGTTTCTATGTAATGAgggtagaaaagaaaagctgaATGATAGCAaaatttgcttttttcttcaaccttttggctaaaattaaaacctaATCTTGAACATGCTGattttggtaaaaatactaatggtaaaaaaaatataaattatttatgcaaAGGTGTTGTGCAGCAAGAGGTGCGCGCCAAGCCGTGCGCCGCGTGCCGTGGTTCTGGAGCACCTTTCCTCTGTGATGCACCATATGCTTTTTAACAATTTCACCTGATTATACGATTCCTTATGTACATCTCATTTACTTACTCTCAATTCAAAATTGAgggaatataattatatttaacaatattttaacaGTGTTGATGCTTTCCTTAATGTAAATGTAGTCCATGGTTTATTCGCAATAGGACTACACTACCTTGTGGACTCCGCTCTTTGAGTTGGCAGTGGATTCTTTTGTTGCTGTGCTAATTTTTCTACAATGATTTGCATATTTCATCAGATTATGGGgcgttttaaaattttagttttataaagaataaatctCAATTTGCAGCTCTGACACTTCCAAGTTCATTTGGGGTAAAAATTACTCCTttgtacttttaaaatttctttttttctattttttttttacgcgCACACCCAGGTTCAGAGCACAAGACCTTTCGTAGGAAATCTTGAGCCCAAACCAGTGTGTTGTGCCTTCAGGGGACAGTCttaaaatttctattaaaGGGGCCTGTTCcagttaattaataacaactgattaagtatattttgtattttctgatgcttcatttttaaatgtCATTAAAATTTGGTGACATTTGATTATTTCTCTTCTATGCCTTCTCTAAACAGTATGCTTATAATCATACGTGTGATTGTTGTGTTGGGAAGAAGCTCTTAAATTAAACCTTAAAGCAAAGTGGATTTCTCCAAAGGAACAGATGAAAATGACATCAGAATAGAGAGTGCCCTACCCCTACCCCACTGATAAACTGCAGTTAGGCATATATATGAACTTTTAAGGTTGCGtatctttttcctctttttcgGGTGGGGGCATTAAGGTTGAGTATGCATTAAGCTCACACTACACTAGTTAAATTCCTGAGTTGGAAAAGTTCCTAATTGCGCTGGCACCTTATTATTCTCCTACTATGGTGGAAGTCAATGCACGATAGGTCGTtctaaagcatgtttgttatTTACATATGGATGTCTTTTTAGCTTGAGACTTCATACAGTCTCTCTTGTCAATATATCAGGTCTACatgtataaatttgaattgaacATTCTTGCTACTTGTTTATTGCTTTTGTTTATTATCTCCTATTTATGGATCTTTGTTTAGATTTATATTTCCACTCAGTGTATCGTTGTGGTgcaactaaattaattatgctgtTCCCTTTATTGCAAGTACACcaagatatataattttgttgaaattccCATGAATCATTTATATCAACGTTTGATTGTGATGGCAGAAGTTCCGATATATTAATGATTGATTGTGTTgggtaaaaatatatgatttccTGATACTTGGTCTTATTGATTATCAACTCCTTTCCGCTGAAACACATGCATGCCTACTACATTTAGAGGAAAAGAATTCTATGTCTTCAGTGTGATCGAAAGGAGTTTCTTGACTTTTTCTATATCAGTACCATGTGTGGCCTTTTAATAaatgttgattttatttgCTTATGCATGATCATGTTGGGGATgaagttttatattatgtaagCTTACTCATAATAATGTGCATATTTTAACAAGGATTTTACCTGCATTTTCATCTGCAGGATTCGTGGAACTTATTTTACTTCCTGACACAATCTTCAAAAGGTCTTTCACATTCGAAGCCTTAAATATTGAGAAATGGCAGATGGTTTTTCAAGTTTTTGGGGCCCTGTAACATCGACTCATGAGTGGTGTGAGCCAAATTATGTCCACTCTTCCTATATTGCTGAATTTTTCAACACCGTCTCTAATGTCCCCTGCATTATTCTGGCACTTATCGGTCTTGTGAATTCACTGAGACAGCGTTTTGAGAAAAGGTTTAGTGTCCTTCATATATCCAATATGGTACTTGCCATAGGAAGCATGTTGTATCATGCCACACTGCAGCGGCTGTAAGTTTTCCTTTCATCTCCTTGCCCTTTCTAGTTTTACTTATCATTTATACTGGTTTTGGTGgacctcttttttctttttttcctcttcttcccttttttATCTAGTACTAATATGGCTGGACACTTGCAATGTGATTACCATCTTAAATTGGAGATTACAGGGTCCTGAAAGAAAgcaaacatataatatatctatatatatatatattaataaggaGAAGGAACTATAATCACTTTTCGACCATTGCAAATGCCAATATGATAAACATACAGGAGTTTGTAACTCAACCTTATTTGACTGgtagtgtttttttttgtgagCACGCTTTAACTAAAGGGTCTTTTAAAAgaagttaaaaaaatgagtttgCTCGTTTAAGCTTGAGGAAAGGTAACTGTACGAGTGATATTGATTATTTGtcttttgataaatatatagagCATAATATTTCACATGCATGAACACCATAGCTTATTTTTAATGGAGCAGCAAGGAGAAATTGGGGAAGTTGGTAGCTAGCTTTAGTTTTGATTGTATCTGGCACTAGTAGCGTCCTGATATAATCCTGCTTTGAGAGTTGCTTTGAATTCTTTCTCAGGCAACAGCAAGGTGATGAAACACCTATGGTCTGGGAAATGCTCCTTTATATCTACATCCTATACTCTCCGGATTGGCATTATCGGAGTACAATGCCAACTTTTTTGTTCCTCTATGGTGCAGTATTTGCAATTGCACATTCACAAATTCGCTTTGATATTGGTTTTAAAGTGCACTATGCGCTGCTTTGTCTTCTTTGCATTCCTAGGATGTACAAGTATTATATTCACACAGAAGACAAATCAGCTAAGCGGCTTGCAAAGTTTTACCTGGTAACTCTTTTAGCTGGGAGTTTCTGCTGGCTAGTTGACCGTCTGTTTTGCAAGGACATCTCTTCTCTCTGGTACTTCAATCCACAGGGTCATGCCATGTGGCATGTTTTGATGGGTTTCAACTCATACTTTGCCAATACATGCCTGATGTACTGGCGTGCTGAACAACGAGGGTGGAATCCAAAAGTAAAGCAGTTTTTGGGTGTCTTCCCCTATGTGAAGATTCAAAAGCCGAAAATCCAGTAGAAGGTACTGCTCGTTAGCACCGAGCATTGCCCGAGTGAGAGTGAATACATGTTTCGTGCTGGTAGGCAAGCGCAAGTTGTGGTAATTCGTTTTTGTCCTTTTCATTTGAAGCATGTAATGTAAATGATAGCTGGGGGTAATTTTGGTTGGTTGATAGTGGTTAATTTTGACTGTAAAATTAGCATTTTGGTGATGTagcatatttatatgtacTCCCACAGAAGATTACGTGAACTAGGTATACTTTATTGATTTCTAATCTTTGATTCTCTGCTCGGACGTATTTTACTAGCTATTGACGAGAaaaaatgatttgaatttCATCTAATATTGTCTGTGAAATCCTGGATATACTCATCACAAATATGCACCAAACTGCATTATTTCCAGCCTTGTATTTTTGTACAGGGTGCATACAATGCACCATTACTGTTTGAACAAATTCTCTTTCTTCACTTGAGATGCAAGTATGTTCTTAACTGTATTTTCTGCAATACATATGGGTATGATCATCTCAGTTCCCTGGAATCAAAGTTTGTGCTTGTATTGAGTGCTTCTGTGCCGAAAAATATCTGTCGAATCTTGCGCATCTCTTCGGTAATTACTGAGATCCCATACTTTGCGGCAGCTCAAAGCCCAGAGATGCTCACACTGAAAGAGCTCGGAACTATTTGGGTTTCAGCAGAGGGATGAAGGGGATTTTCATTTGGTGATTTCATCTTTTCGCTTAATGGGACTCGAGCTTTAGGCATCTACAGATTACTGATGGAGAATTTACGAagtgataattaatttagagacATCGAAGTTTTCCAACTCCGTGTGAGGTTACTGTTCTACCTTTGATCTCAACGTTAAGAACTTTGGCCGAAAATGTAAACTATGGAACTCTATTGAATTAAGCATTTATAACAAACTTGCAACTACATTCTCACCATCACGATATCAGTGGTTTCTTGCACCATTTGCGGCACTCAATTCCATATCGAAGAATACAGGACtcgcgagagagagagagagattaaattatgaattttgcaTTCATTGGGTCAATTGGGTGGACCAATAGTCTTAGTATCTTTCTCACTCTTAAATCTTCTCCAATACTTTCGTTTgacttattttgtttaattattgcTTTTCGTAGTAATTCATCATCCAAATAACTCGATTAGTCATAGATTTGGtagttatttcatttaaattcttGTGATACATATTATACTATTTGACAGATAGTGCACTTGCCAGAGACCTACATATATTTTGGCAATCAGACTGCAATGGTGCATTCATTAGTTCTTGGATTTGAGGTTC from Sesamum indicum cultivar Zhongzhi No. 13 linkage group LG3, S_indicum_v1.0, whole genome shotgun sequence harbors:
- the LOC105158669 gene encoding alkaline ceramidase 3, translated to MADGFSSFWGPVTSTHEWCEPNYVHSSYIAEFFNTVSNVPCIILALIGLVNSLRQRFEKRFSVLHISNMVLAIGSMLYHATLQRLQQQGDETPMVWEMLLYIYILYSPDWHYRSTMPTFLFLYGAVFAIAHSQIRFDIGFKVHYALLCLLCIPRMYKYYIHTEDKSAKRLAKFYLVTLLAGSFCWLVDRLFCKDISSLWYFNPQGHAMWHVLMGFNSYFANTCLMYWRAEQRGWNPKVKQFLGVFPYVKIQKPKIQ